The sequence TCATTGCTGCACCTGTCATGACCATGTCAGCAAATGCAGAAACAACGACTGCCGCTGCAGGGACAAAAGTTCTGAATACAGCAAAGACAACAATTGCCATACCAATGAAGGATATGAGAAGGGCAATGATGGCCTGTTCCTGGAGGGTTTTTCCAAAAGAGGAGCCGATCTGATCTATTTTTGCACCGGAATATTTCTCTTCAACTTTCTTGGTAAACTCAATTGCGGTTGCATCATCCATCGGTCCGAACTTCAGATACTTACCGTTGTTGATACCTTCATTTACACTGATTAGGGGATATCCTGAGAAAAATTCCTTCAGTTCTTCAGGAGTCTCATCTGTTACGATAGTAACACTGATACCGCCCTGAAATTCTATGCCCGGACTAACCGGGAGGCCGGTCTGCATCCACATCATCCCGACCGATACCAGTGATAACACCAGTATCACCATCGGTATGATACAGAGCTTCACCGGAGAGATGGAGCTGATATCATAAGTGAAAAAATTCATGCGCAGAAGGGTTAGAGCCCTATGTTCATTAAACCATTCAACATGGCCACCCATTCTCATCATTTCAGGGCAGGATAGAGGAAACCTTATGATCAGCCGATATAAAACCGGAGGATATGACAATTCAGACACGCCAGCACCTGGTAGAACAGAGACTGAAAGCCTGGCTTTCCGGGGATCCAAACGGGGTCAGGCGTGCTGCTCTTTCATTATTTCTTCACCGACAGGATCTCACCATTGAGGAAATTTACGAGCATCTTGCGCCGAAATATCAAATATCATATCATGGTGTGGGAGGAATGATTGGCCTTGTTTCATCAAGAATCGGAGTATTACAAGGAATCCGG comes from Methanospirillum hungatei and encodes:
- a CDS encoding protein translocase subunit SecF is translated as MNFFTYDISSISPVKLCIIPMVILVLSLVSVGMMWMQTGLPVSPGIEFQGGISVTIVTDETPEELKEFFSGYPLISVNEGINNGKYLKFGPMDDATAIEFTKKVEEKYSGAKIDQIGSSFGKTLQEQAIIALLISFIGMAIVVFAVFRTFVPAAAVVVSAFADMVMTGAAMNVLGIQLSLGTTAALLMLIGYSVDSDILLTSRVLKRKGKFDEKMQGAFKTGIIMTTTTFGAILAMWAVSAIGGIQIIWEIASVLLIGLFFDVMNTWLTNAGIIKWYMIEGKGRLSSGQRGA
- a CDS encoding DUF2551 domain-containing protein encodes the protein MTIQTRQHLVEQRLKAWLSGDPNGVRRAALSLFLHRQDLTIEEIYEHLAPKYQISYHGVGGMIGLVSSRIGVLQGIRDEKKRCRMYRLKEKDAPSVRKILAV